The proteins below are encoded in one region of Leptospira montravelensis:
- a CDS encoding SRPBCC family protein, protein MSNESNETFNPELDLVLERIVEVPVELVWNAWTKPEQIIHWFTPAPWKTIDCRIDLKPGGEFYTMMESPEGNHFPNNGCFLEVDPFKKLVFTDSLLPGYRPSGNSFMTAFVTMEPIGNATKYKAVAKHKDPETKKQHEEMGFMDGWGTALDQLVAFTKNLPK, encoded by the coding sequence ATGAGTAACGAATCAAATGAAACATTCAATCCTGAATTGGATTTGGTGTTAGAGAGGATTGTTGAAGTGCCAGTGGAATTGGTTTGGAATGCTTGGACTAAACCAGAACAAATAATACATTGGTTTACACCTGCTCCTTGGAAAACTATAGATTGTAGGATTGATTTGAAACCTGGCGGAGAGTTCTATACGATGATGGAATCGCCAGAAGGGAATCACTTCCCCAATAACGGATGTTTTTTGGAAGTTGATCCGTTTAAAAAATTAGTTTTCACAGATAGTTTACTTCCTGGTTACAGGCCATCTGGCAATAGTTTTATGACAGCCTTTGTTACAATGGAACCGATAGGGAATGCAACCAAATATAAAGCAGTAGCAAAACACAAAGATCCCGAAACAAAAAAACAACATGAAGAAATGGGTTTTATGGATGGATGGGGAACCGCACTCGACCAATTAGTAGCGTTTACAAAAAATTTACCCAAATAA
- a CDS encoding ArsR/SmtB family transcription factor codes for MVKRSYNIDVVLHALSDPTRRQVVERLSQGPASVSDLAKPFSMAMPSFMQHLDILESTQLIYTEKVGRVRYCYLNQNPFSVMESWLQAQKSLWETRLNQLDKFLLKTKGKKI; via the coding sequence ATGGTCAAAAGGTCTTACAATATAGATGTGGTATTACACGCACTTTCTGATCCAACAAGACGACAAGTTGTGGAACGACTGAGCCAAGGCCCTGCCAGTGTCAGCGACTTGGCAAAACCATTTTCAATGGCCATGCCTTCTTTTATGCAACATTTAGATATTTTGGAATCTACCCAATTGATTTATACTGAAAAAGTAGGAAGGGTTAGATACTGTTATTTAAATCAAAATCCATTTTCAGTAATGGAATCTTGGTTACAGGCTCAAAAATCTTTATGGGAAACAAGGCTGAACCAACTGGATAAATTTTTACTAAAAACAAAGGGGAAAAAAATATGA
- a CDS encoding FecR family protein — protein MKTIITLFTIFLISLQCSRFQFGSNQTKDETAGAVVTFLQGNISITSQGKENKAKIGDVLRPGDRIITKLGRVDLQTYRGEVIRVKDNSDILFRDIAGETKTNTDIHMLAGNLLVKSVKLKSGQNLSVTSPTMVAGVRGTVFSFELDKGSVPKVKVYEGAVSVAFKTSPKLVEINEGLSVENYNRLVKTLEENEVVLEPGETLEVNPNLNELVYLINAKVSANALTNEQLTGFLDLDNGLSKSQTVISPQEKAETETLVSITSETIKKQIERQNANPSEISKVDTIEKEHEVKRAEALNQIAKDAEKAGLDNEEEIHKHYSILETIHKSNGEVLSGAVVAQLGDIFIVHSTKGVFQLSVDDIEYVEYRNFKVNTKAKK, from the coding sequence ATGAAAACTATTATAACGCTTTTTACTATCTTTTTAATATCTCTTCAGTGCAGTCGGTTTCAGTTTGGATCCAACCAAACAAAAGACGAAACCGCAGGCGCAGTGGTCACTTTCCTTCAAGGTAATATTAGTATTACTTCACAAGGAAAAGAAAACAAGGCTAAGATTGGAGATGTTCTTCGTCCCGGCGACCGAATCATCACGAAACTAGGCAGAGTGGACTTACAAACCTATCGAGGGGAGGTGATCCGAGTCAAAGACAACTCTGATATTTTGTTTCGAGACATTGCGGGTGAAACCAAAACAAATACAGACATACATATGTTAGCAGGAAACCTACTGGTTAAATCTGTAAAATTAAAATCTGGACAAAACCTCTCGGTAACTTCGCCTACAATGGTGGCAGGTGTTCGAGGAACCGTTTTTTCTTTTGAGTTAGACAAAGGTTCTGTGCCAAAAGTGAAAGTTTACGAAGGTGCAGTGTCCGTTGCATTTAAAACTTCTCCAAAGTTAGTTGAGATCAATGAAGGTCTTTCCGTGGAAAATTACAATCGTTTAGTGAAGACTTTGGAAGAGAACGAAGTTGTTCTGGAGCCAGGCGAAACATTGGAAGTAAATCCTAATTTAAACGAATTGGTATATTTGATCAATGCAAAAGTATCTGCCAATGCTCTAACCAATGAACAACTTACTGGATTTTTAGATTTGGACAACGGATTATCAAAATCACAGACTGTGATCAGTCCGCAAGAAAAGGCCGAAACGGAAACTCTTGTCTCCATTACTTCAGAAACCATCAAAAAACAAATCGAAAGACAAAATGCCAATCCATCAGAAATTTCAAAAGTGGATACGATTGAAAAAGAACATGAAGTCAAACGGGCAGAAGCTCTAAATCAAATTGCAAAAGATGCAGAAAAAGCTGGATTGGACAACGAAGAAGAAATTCACAAACACTATAGTATTCTCGAGACAATTCATAAGTCAAACGGAGAGGTGCTTTCCGGAGCCGTGGTTGCTCAGTTAGGTGATATTTTTATTGTTCATTCTACGAAAGGTGTTTTCCAGTTATCCGTAGACGATATTGAATACGTAGAATACCGAAACTTTAAAGTAAACACAAAGGCAAAAAAATAG
- a CDS encoding nitrilase-related carbon-nitrogen hydrolase: MDILNQKWLLLIVGGILLGFTGMNWNIPIFAWITLVPFLRFVRLGHSWWILLFALILIQTLSTMRIVSEPFHIGIAVLSGIQGGIVFTILLWIWNQIRIKFSDQISPTFSLAFLFTIVEWIGGYSSELGVWGMFANSQINNLILLQSAALFGATGISFLIFLVNGSLEQSLSEIITHSQISKFTKYSLISCFLLFVGLSFYGTIRLTIPIEGKSIKVGTITSKIEIQTMWLEPIQNRKNTELIFQRTIQAANEGAKVVVWNEGAVLINRNEEVSFLQRVSILAKAMGIEIIAAYIVPVKENEFFMDNKLHWIGKDGSTRQIYFKQFIPPGEPISHIPTEIQVIETEWGKMSAAICYDFDNLQLTKQHAELGTGITFIPASDWKGINPFHTEMAVLRGMENGSSIVRSTRGALSGIYDAYGRPKGTLDYYEENDGVLVASVPVAQVPTLYQSLGNWMIILGGFYFLVSGAFILVNVLKNRN, from the coding sequence ATGGATATATTGAATCAAAAGTGGTTACTATTGATAGTAGGAGGAATTTTACTTGGATTTACTGGGATGAATTGGAATATTCCAATTTTTGCCTGGATAACTTTGGTTCCTTTTTTACGTTTTGTTAGACTTGGTCATTCTTGGTGGATTCTTCTATTCGCTTTAATCTTAATTCAAACTCTTTCTACGATGCGAATTGTTTCCGAACCATTTCATATCGGAATTGCTGTTCTTTCGGGAATCCAAGGGGGAATTGTTTTTACTATTTTACTTTGGATTTGGAATCAAATTAGGATTAAGTTCTCAGACCAAATTTCACCTACTTTCAGTTTAGCATTTTTATTCACAATCGTCGAGTGGATCGGAGGATATAGTTCCGAATTAGGTGTTTGGGGAATGTTCGCCAATAGCCAGATTAATAATTTAATTCTTTTGCAATCGGCCGCATTATTTGGAGCTACGGGGATCAGTTTTCTTATTTTTTTAGTCAATGGAAGTCTCGAACAATCCTTATCTGAAATAATTACTCATTCCCAAATATCTAAGTTTACTAAATATTCGTTAATCTCCTGTTTTTTGTTATTTGTTGGATTGTCGTTTTATGGAACGATTCGCCTAACAATACCAATCGAAGGAAAAAGTATTAAAGTAGGAACCATAACCTCTAAAATAGAAATCCAAACTATGTGGTTGGAACCGATACAAAATCGTAAGAATACAGAATTGATTTTTCAGAGAACAATCCAAGCGGCAAATGAGGGAGCCAAAGTTGTTGTGTGGAATGAAGGAGCCGTTCTTATCAATCGAAACGAGGAAGTTTCCTTTTTGCAACGAGTAAGCATTCTTGCCAAAGCAATGGGAATCGAAATCATAGCCGCCTATATAGTTCCAGTTAAAGAAAACGAATTTTTTATGGATAACAAATTGCATTGGATAGGAAAGGACGGATCAACTCGACAAATTTATTTTAAACAATTTATTCCTCCCGGTGAGCCAATTTCCCATATACCTACAGAAATACAGGTCATAGAAACCGAATGGGGAAAAATGTCTGCGGCGATCTGTTATGATTTTGATAACCTGCAACTAACAAAACAACATGCCGAATTAGGAACAGGAATCACTTTTATCCCTGCCTCTGATTGGAAGGGAATCAACCCATTCCATACAGAAATGGCTGTCCTTAGAGGAATGGAAAATGGAAGTTCCATAGTTCGTTCTACAAGAGGTGCCCTTTCTGGTATCTATGATGCCTATGGGCGTCCCAAAGGAACTCTTGATTATTATGAGGAAAATGACGGAGTGTTAGTGGCATCAGTTCCTGTTGCTCAGGTTCCTACTTTATATCAGAGTTTAGGGAATTGGATGATAATCTTGGGAGGATTCTATTTTTTAGTCTCTGGTGCATTCATTCTTGTGAATGTACTAAAAAATAGAAACTAA
- the xerA gene encoding site-specific tyrosine recombinase/integron integrase, whose protein sequence is MTLPTLEVQIPDHFPQTMAELFRSYRTYLKIEKNYSEHTLFAYLRDLKFFFEFCLKEEIDILTVDVLDVRAYFADLKSTKKQDKRTQSRKLSSLRTFYKFLFREEKIGANPILQVSFPKTKKKLPKNFTPIETEDILDYEDGEKAEVLGKRDKAIVEVLYSTGLRVFELVNAKLSDLNHELTSLKVMGKRRKERFVFIGEEAQIALREYLEERGTNGPEEIFLNQRGGKLTTRGIRYILSERRTVMGMEKAITPHKFRHTFATDLLNAGADIRAVQELLGHSSLSSTQVYLSVSRDRLKEVYRNAHPHAKK, encoded by the coding sequence ATGACCCTGCCAACTCTTGAAGTCCAAATCCCTGACCATTTTCCCCAAACAATGGCTGAACTTTTTCGCAGTTACCGAACTTACCTTAAAATTGAAAAAAACTATTCGGAACATACATTATTTGCTTATTTACGTGATTTGAAATTTTTCTTTGAGTTTTGTTTGAAAGAGGAAATCGATATATTGACTGTCGATGTTTTGGATGTTAGGGCCTACTTTGCTGATTTAAAATCTACGAAAAAACAAGACAAACGAACGCAAAGTCGCAAACTTTCTTCGCTTCGCACTTTTTATAAATTTTTATTCCGCGAAGAAAAAATTGGCGCCAATCCCATCTTACAAGTAAGTTTCCCTAAAACAAAAAAGAAGTTACCAAAAAATTTTACACCCATCGAAACGGAAGACATTCTAGATTATGAAGATGGTGAAAAAGCGGAAGTTCTTGGAAAGAGGGACAAAGCCATTGTCGAAGTATTGTATAGCACGGGTCTTCGTGTATTTGAGTTAGTCAATGCAAAGTTAAGTGATCTCAATCATGAATTAACATCACTTAAAGTAATGGGGAAACGTCGCAAAGAACGTTTTGTTTTTATTGGTGAAGAAGCACAAATTGCACTTCGCGAATATTTAGAAGAAAGAGGGACAAACGGACCTGAAGAAATTTTTCTAAACCAACGTGGTGGAAAACTCACTACACGGGGAATTCGTTATATTCTTTCGGAAAGGAGAACGGTGATGGGAATGGAAAAAGCCATCACTCCTCATAAATTTCGTCATACCTTCGCAACGGATCTTTTGAATGCTGGTGCTGATATTCGCGCCGTACAAGAGTTACTTGGTCATTCTTCTTTATCTTCCACACAAGTCTATTTGAGTGTTTCAAGAGACAGATTGAAAGAAGTGTATCGAAATGCCCATCCTCACGCAAAGAAATAG
- a CDS encoding lysophospholipid acyltransferase family protein, protein MGQLQLFVVLCYAIPFFVILFPIGLSFSYIFKITGLDKWSNRINNYLGYFWYRSFFILTGRKLHFVQGNWDPNGNNRFLICNHTNALEVPLIVALPYLAKSKDVKLSYLGGDIIQRYKIIPLMMHKTIVEAVIYSEKKPNFRNFKTDVLRVLKTRSIFLYPEGERTFTEEVKPFQTGVMKIAYKFNVDLDVFVVSGMMGYSNLPEYSHLKKSKTVHFHFCGSIKAKDYSTFESYLAAAETMMKNKKRDLEMIEKSAVTV, encoded by the coding sequence ATGGGCCAACTTCAACTTTTCGTTGTTTTATGTTATGCAATTCCATTTTTTGTAATTCTTTTTCCAATTGGATTATCTTTCTCTTACATTTTTAAAATTACTGGCCTCGACAAATGGTCAAACCGTATCAATAACTACCTTGGTTATTTCTGGTATCGTTCATTTTTTATACTTACCGGTAGAAAGTTACATTTTGTACAGGGAAATTGGGATCCTAACGGAAATAATCGATTTTTAATATGCAATCATACCAATGCCTTGGAAGTTCCTTTGATTGTAGCACTACCTTATTTGGCAAAGTCTAAAGATGTAAAATTATCATATTTGGGTGGAGATATCATTCAAAGATATAAGATCATTCCTTTAATGATGCATAAAACCATTGTAGAAGCGGTTATTTATTCAGAAAAAAAACCAAATTTTAGAAACTTTAAAACGGATGTACTTAGAGTTTTAAAAACAAGATCTATTTTTTTATATCCTGAAGGGGAGAGAACATTTACCGAAGAAGTAAAACCATTCCAAACAGGAGTAATGAAAATTGCTTATAAGTTTAATGTGGATTTAGATGTTTTTGTTGTGAGTGGAATGATGGGTTATTCTAATTTACCTGAGTATTCTCATTTAAAAAAATCTAAAACTGTACATTTTCATTTTTGTGGATCTATCAAGGCAAAGGATTATTCTACATTTGAATCCTATTTAGCAGCTGCAGAAACAATGATGAAAAATAAAAAAAGAGACCTTGAGATGATAGAAAAGTCCGCCGTTACAGTATAA
- the recA gene encoding recombinase RecA, with product MKKEKADKAQEKETDQRKQAIDAALGQIEKQFGKGSIMRLGADTRMAEMNVVSTGSLDLDIALGIGGFPSGRILEIYGPESSGKTTLTLSAIAETQKKGGIAAFIDAEHALDPAYAKKLGVNVDDLLVAQPDNGEEALEICESLVRSNAIDLIVIDSVAALVPKAEIEGDMGDSHMGLQARLMSQALRKLTGTISKSNTTVIFINQIRMKIGVMFGSPETTTGGNALKFYASIRLDIRRIETLKEKEEPVGNRVRVKVVKNKCAPPFRQAEFDIMYANGINRESSLIDLAVRHDLVAKAGSWYSYNGEKIGQGKEQVRIFFLENPDIAFKIENQVRDLNGLPLMDQAKIQTREVKSIERDPKETKETKSKQPVSFSTEAEGDVAVGE from the coding sequence ATGAAAAAAGAGAAAGCTGACAAGGCTCAAGAAAAAGAAACCGACCAAAGAAAGCAGGCAATTGACGCAGCCCTAGGCCAAATCGAAAAACAATTCGGTAAGGGTTCCATTATGCGCCTTGGTGCAGATACACGTATGGCCGAAATGAACGTGGTATCCACTGGTTCTTTGGACTTAGACATCGCCTTGGGGATTGGCGGGTTTCCTTCTGGTCGAATTTTAGAAATCTATGGACCAGAATCTTCTGGTAAAACAACACTCACTCTTTCCGCTATCGCGGAAACGCAAAAAAAGGGAGGCATTGCAGCCTTCATCGATGCGGAACATGCACTCGATCCAGCCTATGCAAAAAAATTGGGAGTCAATGTAGACGACCTACTCGTTGCCCAACCGGACAACGGAGAAGAGGCATTAGAAATTTGTGAATCTCTGGTTCGCTCCAATGCCATTGACCTCATCGTCATCGACTCGGTGGCCGCTCTTGTTCCAAAAGCGGAGATCGAAGGAGATATGGGAGATTCTCATATGGGCCTTCAGGCACGCCTCATGTCCCAAGCCCTTCGTAAACTGACAGGAACCATTTCCAAATCCAATACCACTGTTATCTTTATCAACCAAATCCGTATGAAGATTGGAGTGATGTTCGGTAGCCCAGAAACCACTACAGGTGGTAACGCCTTGAAGTTCTATGCATCCATCCGATTGGACATTCGTCGTATCGAAACACTCAAAGAAAAGGAAGAACCTGTGGGTAACCGCGTTCGAGTGAAAGTGGTGAAAAACAAATGTGCTCCTCCTTTCCGACAAGCCGAGTTCGACATTATGTATGCCAATGGAATCAACAGAGAAAGTTCTTTGATTGATCTTGCGGTTCGCCACGACCTAGTTGCGAAAGCAGGTTCATGGTATTCTTATAACGGAGAAAAAATCGGGCAAGGAAAGGAACAAGTTAGGATCTTCTTCCTCGAAAATCCAGATATTGCCTTCAAAATAGAAAACCAAGTTCGTGATCTAAACGGCCTCCCCCTCATGGACCAAGCCAAAATCCAAACTAGAGAAGTGAAATCTATTGAAAGGGATCCAAAGGAAACTAAAGAAACAAAATCAAAACAACCAGTTAGTTTCTCTACCGAAGCAGAAGGAGATGTGGCTGTCGGAGAATAA
- a CDS encoding TetR/AcrR family transcriptional regulator: MLRYTEYDSNSLQQFSLKEKKFAKTRTNLTFAFLSELEWKSFDEIKIKDLCQMAEVSEPTFYNYFPEKGDLILHYIQIWSLQVSVFAKEKKLSESGFGILYALFRYTAKESKKNPRILLEIISFQAKTKKKLLESKLTKAERVLLFPKIVGIEDLDANGVEGIIRNALTLAAQNGELPATTDWKSFSMVIASSFFGVPILSFQMNQNLEKLWIESLYYLWKGAGGKIKE, encoded by the coding sequence GTGCTGCGATATACAGAATATGATTCAAATTCACTCCAACAGTTTTCTCTGAAGGAGAAAAAATTTGCTAAAACTAGAACTAATTTAACTTTTGCCTTCCTTTCTGAATTAGAGTGGAAGTCTTTTGACGAAATCAAAATCAAAGATCTCTGTCAAATGGCAGAAGTTTCAGAGCCTACCTTTTATAATTATTTTCCAGAAAAAGGTGATTTGATTCTTCATTACATTCAGATTTGGAGTTTGCAAGTTTCAGTTTTTGCTAAGGAAAAAAAACTTTCGGAATCTGGATTTGGAATCCTGTATGCACTCTTTCGATATACAGCCAAAGAATCCAAAAAAAATCCGAGAATCCTTTTGGAAATTATCTCCTTCCAAGCAAAAACAAAGAAAAAGTTACTGGAATCCAAACTCACAAAAGCAGAACGAGTTTTGCTTTTCCCTAAGATTGTCGGTATTGAAGATTTGGATGCCAATGGTGTAGAGGGTATCATTCGTAACGCCTTAACTCTTGCGGCCCAAAATGGTGAACTGCCCGCAACTACGGATTGGAAATCGTTTTCAATGGTGATTGCTTCCAGTTTTTTTGGAGTCCCAATACTTTCCTTTCAAATGAATCAGAACTTGGAGAAACTTTGGATCGAATCTCTCTATTATTTATGGAAGGGAGCAGGTGGCAAAATAAAAGAATAA
- a CDS encoding PAS domain S-box protein — protein sequence MTVVADKSILLVEDEAILAMFEKNQLEQGGYLVTHVSNGENAIHLIIKEEKPFDLILMDIDLGRGLDGTQTATEILNHKEIPVVFLSSHTEREIVKKTETITSYGYVVKNSGFTVLDASIKMAFKLFEANELTKSKKEHLETVLHSIGDGVIATDSDGKIIRMNPVAEKLTGWTHDDAVGHNIREVFRIVNVKTRSLVENPVDIVLRTNSIVGLANHTVLLSKDGSEYQISDSGSPIKDLKGDTRGVVLVFRDITAEYNVQSHIAKQANMLNNVLDAVIGTDFNHRINYWNKAAEKIYHWKAEEVIGLSVLEVLKTDYLQLTSDQVIAKVNIDGSFIGEVIQFAKDGNIRNIEVNQVLLNDESDLPIGYIAVGRDISERLNAMKQIRESEAKLTQIIESAMDAIISIDQSKKIILFNGAAEKMFGYESSEIIGQSLDRLIPLDFRSQHDNHIDSFSKTGVSRRAMGALGQIRGLRSNGEEFPIEASISQISVKGEKLFTVILRDVSVRNLSEFKIQKLLNEKENILKEIHHRVKNNMSSIFTLLTLQARSQSETSIQTILYEAAGRVKSMIVLYDKLYHSETDNTVSLQDYFPAIFKEIVSIFPKTVALKMDILEEPIELNAKLLSSLGIILNELITNSMKHAFNEISNAQICLKIFREEKKLYLEYSDNGAGIPGSISMENSPGFGLQLIGMLVDQIEGKISIVRNPISKFLLELSI from the coding sequence ATGACTGTAGTCGCTGATAAATCCATTTTGTTAGTTGAAGACGAAGCAATTCTCGCTATGTTTGAAAAAAACCAATTGGAGCAAGGGGGTTACCTTGTTACCCATGTTAGCAATGGTGAAAATGCTATCCACCTCATTATAAAAGAGGAAAAACCTTTCGATTTAATCCTAATGGATATTGATTTAGGTCGTGGGTTAGATGGTACTCAAACTGCTACAGAGATTCTAAATCATAAAGAAATTCCGGTTGTATTCCTTTCTTCGCATACGGAAAGAGAAATTGTAAAAAAAACGGAGACCATCACATCTTATGGTTACGTAGTAAAAAACTCTGGATTTACAGTGCTTGATGCTTCTATAAAAATGGCCTTCAAACTTTTTGAAGCTAATGAATTAACTAAAAGTAAAAAAGAACATTTAGAAACCGTATTACACTCTATAGGTGATGGTGTGATTGCTACGGATAGTGATGGTAAAATCATTCGTATGAATCCTGTTGCTGAAAAATTAACAGGATGGACTCATGACGATGCAGTCGGCCACAACATTAGGGAAGTGTTCCGAATTGTAAACGTAAAAACCCGCAGTTTGGTTGAAAATCCTGTTGATATTGTTTTACGCACAAATTCAATTGTTGGTCTTGCCAATCATACGGTTCTTCTTTCAAAAGATGGATCGGAATATCAGATTTCCGATTCAGGTTCTCCCATTAAAGATTTAAAAGGAGATACAAGAGGAGTCGTACTTGTCTTTAGAGATATTACGGCAGAATACAATGTTCAAAGTCATATTGCAAAACAAGCCAATATGTTAAATAACGTTTTGGATGCTGTTATAGGGACAGATTTTAATCATCGTATCAACTATTGGAATAAAGCCGCAGAAAAAATTTATCATTGGAAAGCAGAAGAGGTGATAGGTTTATCTGTTTTGGAAGTTTTAAAAACGGATTATCTGCAACTAACTAGCGATCAAGTTATTGCAAAGGTAAATATTGATGGAAGTTTTATAGGTGAAGTGATTCAGTTCGCAAAAGATGGAAACATTCGCAATATAGAAGTGAATCAAGTTTTGTTAAACGATGAAAGTGATTTACCTATTGGTTATATTGCCGTTGGTCGAGATATTTCGGAGCGTTTGAACGCAATGAAACAAATTCGAGAATCGGAAGCCAAACTCACTCAAATTATCGAATCAGCAATGGATGCCATCATCAGCATCGATCAATCTAAAAAAATCATTCTCTTCAATGGAGCCGCTGAAAAAATGTTTGGATACGAGTCCTCGGAAATCATAGGTCAGTCTCTGGATCGATTGATACCTTTGGACTTTCGCAGCCAACATGATAACCATATTGATTCTTTTTCTAAAACAGGAGTCAGTCGTAGGGCGATGGGGGCTCTTGGGCAAATTCGAGGCCTCAGATCCAATGGAGAAGAATTTCCAATCGAAGCATCCATTTCTCAAATTTCGGTTAAAGGCGAAAAATTATTCACAGTTATTTTAAGAGATGTTAGTGTAAGAAACCTCTCTGAATTCAAAATCCAAAAATTATTAAATGAAAAGGAAAATATCCTTAAAGAAATTCACCATCGTGTAAAAAATAATATGAGTTCCATCTTTACGTTGTTAACTCTTCAAGCACGTTCTCAGTCAGAAACATCAATTCAAACTATTCTTTATGAAGCTGCTGGCCGCGTAAAAAGTATGATTGTTTTGTATGATAAACTCTATCATTCAGAAACAGACAATACTGTATCATTACAAGATTATTTCCCCGCAATTTTTAAAGAAATTGTCAGTATCTTCCCAAAAACCGTTGCTTTGAAGATGGATATACTTGAGGAACCAATAGAGTTAAATGCGAAACTCCTTTCTTCTTTAGGAATCATTCTGAACGAACTCATCACTAATTCAATGAAACATGCCTTTAATGAAATCTCAAATGCACAGATCTGTTTAAAAATCTTTAGAGAAGAAAAAAAACTTTATTTGGAATATTCTGACAATGGTGCTGGTATCCCTGGTTCCATTTCTATGGAAAACTCTCCTGGATTTGGTTTACAATTAATAGGTATGCTTGTCGATCAGATTGAAGGCAAAATTAGCATTGTTAGAAACCCAATATCAAAGTTTCTATTAGAACTATCAATTTGA
- a CDS encoding chloride channel protein: protein MKLGISKIQNRVSQLLYSLNLRFLAKWLFYILLIALVVGSVSAFFLVALDTVTSIRESHIWLVYLLPLAGFTIGWFYFHYGKNANKGNNLLLEEIHSPSSILPIRMAPFVLLGTLGTHLVGGSAGREGTAVQMGGSIAHQLVRFFPMKIHEQQTLIILGMSAGFASVFGTPLAATIFSIEVIRIGSYRNKLIVPAFLSAYLSHLVCMFWGVSHSQYPKIPFDFNGTIFLCLVVLAAVSGWVAKLFSLILHYISHLFSQWIHYTPLRPLFGGVLLVILFILGLNSEYFGLGIPTIQKAFHVSLPKESFLIKLLLTALTIGSGFKGGEVTPLFFIGASLGNLFGYFDPSHLILFVGVGFISVFAGATNTPLACAVMGIELFGWSCGIYFFLCTGIAYIFSGHTSIYQSQMIGKTKPFSPSSDLGKKISELKK from the coding sequence ATGAAGTTAGGAATTTCAAAAATTCAGAACCGAGTATCTCAACTTTTGTATTCCTTAAACCTAAGGTTTCTTGCCAAATGGCTATTTTATATCCTACTCATTGCTTTGGTTGTGGGATCAGTCTCTGCTTTTTTTTTAGTAGCACTAGATACAGTCACATCGATTCGAGAATCCCATATTTGGCTTGTTTATCTTCTCCCATTGGCAGGATTTACCATTGGTTGGTTTTATTTTCATTATGGGAAAAATGCCAACAAAGGAAATAACTTACTTTTGGAGGAAATCCATTCACCTTCCTCCATTCTTCCTATTCGAATGGCACCCTTTGTTTTACTAGGAACACTTGGAACTCATCTTGTTGGTGGTTCGGCTGGGCGAGAAGGAACTGCTGTACAAATGGGGGGCTCCATCGCTCACCAATTAGTTCGATTCTTTCCCATGAAGATTCATGAACAACAAACATTGATTATACTTGGAATGAGTGCTGGGTTTGCTTCTGTATTTGGAACTCCTTTGGCCGCGACTATTTTTTCAATTGAGGTCATTCGTATTGGAAGTTATCGAAATAAGTTGATAGTTCCGGCATTTCTTTCAGCATATTTGTCTCACTTGGTTTGTATGTTTTGGGGTGTATCTCATTCACAATATCCAAAAATTCCATTTGATTTTAATGGAACCATTTTTCTCTGTTTGGTGGTTTTGGCCGCTGTCTCAGGATGGGTAGCAAAACTTTTTAGTTTGATTCTGCATTACATTTCCCATTTGTTTTCTCAGTGGATTCATTATACACCACTACGGCCTCTTTTTGGAGGAGTTTTACTCGTGATACTGTTTATACTTGGATTAAACTCTGAGTATTTTGGTTTGGGAATACCCACAATTCAAAAAGCTTTCCATGTATCTTTGCCAAAGGAGTCTTTTCTTATAAAGTTATTATTAACTGCATTAACCATTGGTTCTGGTTTTAAAGGAGGAGAGGTGACTCCACTTTTTTTTATTGGCGCCAGTTTAGGAAACTTATTCGGGTATTTTGATCCTTCTCATCTTATTTTGTTTGTTGGTGTAGGATTTATATCAGTATTTGCTGGCGCTACAAATACACCTTTAGCATGTGCTGTTATGGGAATAGAATTGTTCGGATGGAGTTGTGGCATTTATTTTTTCTTATGCACAGGAATTGCTTATATTTTTTCCGGTCACACGAGTATTTACCAATCGCAAATGATTGGCAAAACCAAACCTTTTAGCCCATCTTCTGATTTAGGTAAAAAAATTTCAGAATTAAAAAAATAA